One Littorina saxatilis isolate snail1 linkage group LG12, US_GU_Lsax_2.0, whole genome shotgun sequence genomic region harbors:
- the LOC138982456 gene encoding uncharacterized protein, with amino-acid sequence MMAKDLRRHKSSTVCVRCLNAVTTDDSILYFFSNKKRNHGGPVDNVQRSPDKSAALIHFKSHKDAEGVVAKGDHTLDGSRLQVTLDSKFDKADEHDEHATSSNHFAINKAVSRTSGSTSSSPAARRQNTPGNSISSSASGEGRDTRRGGCVGWSAHSGQHTEVWDRRPEPGRGDSTSQITDFYSDIAERDLKRNPLHSLAESKSAGTDHRGQDGPVQTFQHSRGYYNSSPTPKVPRSEVQQEQPSSSSTARDTKIMIPAVTVQKITGDHSLLRNLTMTLKKVDGRFRWKQPNHIIITCLADNPPDDWDNVVAAQIQTFIKPLMQVDQSLAAEEKDQAECSKKAPRTPPSPVGSSAPKRIHLSTKQEPCGSVSPSAKRQVRMSVPVHIKQRITEDRSTLRSLTMALKEVNGKFRWQPKHISIDCTVDNPSQDWERLVTEQVNNFIQEVERELSK; translated from the exons ATGATGGCTAAAGATCTTCGCCGGCACAAGTCAAGTACTGTCTGCGTGAGATGTCTGAATGCTGTCACAACTGATGACAGCATCTTGTACTTCTTcagcaacaagaaaagaaaccaCGGGGGGCCAGTAGACAACGTACAGAGAAGTCCTGACAAAAGCGCAGCTCTCATTCACTTCAAAAGCCATAAAG ATGCAGAAGGTGTAGTGGCGAAAGGTGACCACACCTTGGATGGCAGCAGGTTGCAAGTAACTCTGGATAGCAAGTTTGACAAGGCGGATGAACATGATGAGCATGCTACATCAAGTAATCACTTTGCTATAAACAAAGCAGTGTCTCGCACGTCTGGATCAACATCAAGCTCTCCAGCCGCTCGGAGGCAAAATACACCTGGGAACAGCATCTCTTCTTCTGCCTCAGGTGAAGGCAGAGACACAAGGAGAGGTGGCTGCGTTGGTTGGTCAGCACATTCAGGGCAGCACACAGAGGTCTGGGACAGAAGGCCTGAACCAGGACGTGGTGATTCAACAAGCCAAATCACTGACTTTTATTCGGACATAGCTGAACGCGACCTTAAAAGGAATCCCCTGCACAGTCTAGCTGAAAGCAAATCTGCAGGAACCGATCATAGAGGGCAAGATGGGCCTGTCCAGACTTTTCAGCACAGTCGTGGATATTATAACAGTAGCCCCACTCCAAAAGTACCTCGCTCAGAGGTTCAGCAAGAGCAGCCTAGCAGTAGCAGTACTGCAAGGGACACAAAGATCATGATTCCTGCCGTGACAGTGCAGAAAATCACAGGAGACCATTCTTTGCTGCGAAACCTAACGATGACCTTAAAAAAGGTGGATGGAAGATTTCGCTGGAAGCAGCCCAATCACATCATCATAACTTGCCTCGCAGACAATCCTCCAGATGACTGGGACAACGTTGTCGCAGCACAGATCCAGACATTTATTAAACCTCTGATGCAGGTTGATCAATCACTTGCAGCTGAAGAGAAAGACCAAGCTGAATGCAGCAAAAAGGCCCCCAGAACACCACCAAGCCCTGTTGGAAGCTCTGCTCCAAAAAGGATTCATTTATCAACCAAACAGGAGCCTTGTGGCTCTGTTAGCCCTTCTGCAAAGAGGCAAGTAAGGATGTCAGTCCCTGTGCATATCAAGCAAAGGATCACTGAAGACCGTTCAACGCTACGAAGCCTAACCATGGCTCTAAAGGAAGTCAATGGAAAATTTCGCTGGCAGCCCAAACACATCAGCATAGACTGCACCGTAGATAATCCTTCACAGGACTGGGAAAGGCTGGTCACTGAGCAAGTGAACAACTTTATCCAGGAAGTTGAAAGGGAGCTCTCAAAATAA